Proteins encoded within one genomic window of Lampris incognitus isolate fLamInc1 chromosome 19, fLamInc1.hap2, whole genome shotgun sequence:
- the rrs1 gene encoding ribosome biogenesis regulatory protein homolog — MAARSVEEVLAKAEREEAEKLKSITVHKDLDLDYDVGNLLAVDKNRIDVREFRERTKDEFLRALARDNTQLLVNRIWKEPTERVAEAVVAKLPEPTTALPREKPPPKPRPPTKWEEFAKLKGIQKRKKTNLVWDDTAKEWRRRWGYKRAGDDTKDWLIEVPVTADPDEDQFEKRRKAKTERVAKNELSRLRNIARAQKIKVPGVGLTPTAQQSPSELSRAVGVAKTSTASAGKFQDRLPKEKPPRKTGKKRKFEPLIGDFSAERRRQLELLQVMDSKKPRLDVTRAVNKQMREDDREEAAARSKKGAGKKGRKGPGAGKGGKGGKGKGGGVRRAKPGKR; from the coding sequence ATGGCCGCGCGTAGCGTAGAAGAAGTGCTGGCGAAAGCGGAGCGAGAGGAGGCCGAGAAGCTCAAGAGTATCACCGTCCACAAGGACCTGGACCTGGACTATGACGTCGGCAACCTGCTCGCCGTCGACAAGAACCGCATCGACGTGCGCGAGTTCAGGGAGCGCACGAAGGACGAGTTCCTGCGCGCGCTGGCCCGCGACAACACGCAGCTGCTCGTCAACCGCATCTGGAAGGAGCCGACGGAGAGGGTGGCGGAGGCGGTGGTGGCCAAGCTGCCGGAGCCCACCACCGCCCTGCCCCGGGAGAAGCCGCCCCCCAAGCCCCGGCCCCCCACCAAGTGGGAGGAGTTCGCCAAGCTGAAGGGCATCCAGAAGAGGAAGAAGACCAACCTGGTGTGGGACGACACCGCCAAGGAGTGGAGGCGGCGCTGGGGCTACAAGAGGGCCGGCGACGACACCAAGGACTGGCTGATCGAGGTCCCGGTGACGGCGGACCCCGACGAAGACCAGTTCGAGAAGCGGCGGAAGGCCAAGACGGAGCGGGTGGCCAAGAACGAGCTGAGCCGCCTGCGGAACATCGCCAGGGCGCAGAAGATCAAGGTGCCCGGTGTTGGGCTGACCCCCACGGCCCAGCAGTCTCCCTCGGAGCTGTCCAGAGCCGTCGGCGTGGCCAAGACCTCCACCGCGTCCGCGGGCAAGTTCCAAGACCGCCTGCCCAAGGAGAAACCCCCCAGGAAAACGGGCAAGAAGAGGAAGTTCGAGCCCCTCATAGGCGACTTCTCCGCCGAGAGGCGGAGGCAGCTGGAGCTGCTGCAGGTGATGGACAGCAAGAAGCCGCGGCTCGACGTCACCCGGGCCGTCAACAAGCAGATGCGGGAGGACGACAGGGAGGAGGCCGCGGCCAGGTCCAAGAAGGGCGCGGGCAAGAAAGGACGCAAGGGCCCCGGGGCCGGCAAAGGAGGGAAGGGCGGGAAGGGGAAGGGAGGCGGCGTGAGACGGGCCAAGCCGGGGAAGCGCTGA
- the mybl1 gene encoding myb-related protein A: MDNVKSRSEDEDEELHSTDPESKEKSKDRKSLCKVKWSRDEDEKLKKLVEQHGTDSWKIIANLFPGRTDGQCQHRWQKVLNPELVKGPWTKEEDQKVIDLVRKYGPKRWSVIAKHLHGRIGKQCRERWHNHLNPEVKKSSWTQEEDRIIYEAHKRLGNRWAEISKLLPGRTDNSIKNHWNSTMRRKVEHEGYLQEGSRAIPSSQGGVKRRHHRPCPPPLPDPQHCDHSPLAIPGPIQMGGYAYDSHGGHLLDSLLDSSGFLSPSCLDDPDKEQRIKELELLLMSAENEVRRQVQCRGPCSIEHYSAWSDSVADDTLTTSSSSLEEQKEGMPWRGPEVPQGPPGQLPVSPSKFLAVEANTVLSTLQTIPEFAETMELIDSDPAAWGEVASFDVSETVTPSRQIQGGYASLPQERTVDDAHSYTVSPVSSISSHDRHCPPFGLDKANPLTPINTSKPTQASIGRRKRREKGEQSPMCERNCQTFLENVTNSPKKTPTKSLPFSPSRMFNISGAEHLSLDNPALTSTPVCSQKCFLNTPLHKETTPKHQKENAGSRTPKFRKMVMIPAPRTPTPFKNALAAQEKMHGPVNMEPQPLAFLEEDIREVLKQETGADIFNRTDPQPEYRTWKHNMDGPARKVRKSLVLDPWGKECLNVQLFPEQLNSEQVTSEWEAVVYGKTEDQLIMTEQARQYLNPYPSSGSTSRALVL, from the exons CGAGGACGAGGATGAAGAGCTACACTCAACAGATCCAGAGAGTAAGGAGAAGAGCAAAGACAGAAAGTCCCTGTGCAAGGTCAAATGGTCTCGAGATGAG gatGAAAAACTAAAAAAACTAGTAGAACAACATGGAACTGACTCCTGGAAAATAATTGCCAACCTTTTTCCA GGGAGAACAGATGGCCAATGTCAGCACCGCTGGCAGAAGGTGCTCAACCCAGAACTGGTGAAAGGACcttggacaaaagaggaggatcAGAAG GTTATAGACCTTGTACGCAAATATGGTCCCAAGCGCTGGTCAGTTATTGCTAAGCACCTCCATGGGAGAATCGGAAAGCAATGCCGTGAGCGATGGCACAACCACCTTAACCCTGAGGTGAAGAAGTCTTCATGGACCCAGGAAGAGGACCGGATCATCTATGAGGCCCATAAACGGCTGGGCAACCGCTGGGCTGAGATCTCCAAGCTCCTGCCTGGACG GACAGACAACTCCATCAAGAATCACTGGAACTCCACCATGAGGAGAAAAGTAGAGCACGAGGGCTACCTACAGGAGGGCTCCAGGGCTATCCCCTCCTCTCAAGGCGGAGTGAAGAGACGCCACCACAGACCCTGTCCTCCCCCACTACCCGACCCCCAGCATTGTGACCATAGTCCGCTGGCCATCCCAGGACCCATCCAG ATGGGGGGATATGCCTATGACTCTCACGGTGGACACTTGCTGGACAGCCTCCTCGATTCCTCAGGCTTCTTATCG CCGTCCTGCCTGGATGACCCAGACAAAGAGCAAAGAATTAAGGAGCTTGAACTGCTGCTTATGTCAGCAGAGAATGAAGTCCGACGACAAGTGCAGTGCAGAGGTCCATGT AGCATAGAGCACTATTCAGCCTGGTCTGACAGTGTGGCAGATGACACCCTGACCACAAGCAGCAGCAGCCTGGAGGAGCAAAAAGAAGGAATGCCTTGGAGGGGCCCTGAGGTCCCCCAGGGGCCCCCAGGACAGCTCCCTGTCTCCCCCAGCAAGTTCCTGGCTGTGGAGGCCAACACCGTGCTCTCAACTTTGCAGACTATACCCGAGTTTGCAGAGACCATGGAGCTCATTGACTCG GACCCTGCGGCCTGGGGTGAAGTGGCAAGCTTCGATGTGTCTGAGACAGTGACGCCCTCCAGGCAGATTCAGGGAGGATACGCCAGCCTGCCACAAGAGAGGACAGTTGATGATGCACACAGCTACACAGTCAGCCCCGTGTCTTCAATCTCCAGCCATGACAGGCACTGCCCACCGTTTGGCCTTGATAAAGCCAACCCCCTCACACCCATCAACACATCCAAACCCACACAGGCGTCCATCgggaggagaaagagaagagagaagggggAACAATCCCCCATGTGCGAAAGGAACTGTCAAACCTTCCTGGAAAATGTCACAAACTCCCCCAAGAAAACGCCCACAAAATCGCTGCCTTTCTCCCCGTCACGG ATGTTCAACATATCAGGGGCTGAACATCTGAGCCTGGACAACCCAGCCCTCACTTCCACCCCTGTGTGTAGCCAGAAGTGTTTCCTAAACACGCCCCTCCATAAAGAAACCACACCCAAGCACCAGAAAGAGAACGCCGG TTCCAGGACTCCAAAATTTCGCAAGATGGTTATGATACCAGCTCCCCGGACACCGACTCCATTCAAAAATGCTCTTGCTGCCCAGGAGAAAATGCACGGACCGGTGAACATGGAA CCCCAGCCACTGGCATTTCTAGAGGAGGACATCCGCGAGGTTTTAAAGCAGGAGACTggagctgacatcttcaacaGGACAGACCCCCAGCCTGAATACAGGACATGGAAACACAAT ATGGATGGCCCAGCTAGGAAGGTACGGAAATCTTTGGTGCTGGACCCCTGGGGCAAGGAGTGCCTCAACGTGCAGCTCTTCCCAGAACAGCTCAACAGTGAACAG GTGACCAGTGAGTGGGAAGCGGTGGTTTATGGGAAAACGGAGGACCAGCTGATCATGACAGAGCAGGCCCGTCAGTACCTGAACCCCTACCCGTCCTCCGGCTCTACCTCAAGGGCCCTCGTGCTTTGA
- the si:dkey-97a13.12 gene encoding vexin yields the protein MQRVYMQSNEHFQVFTTVLAPQARCRHRAEAEKMVAVHSYKPRWPDELELSPGDVIMALSKHEEERWLGRLQNGQQGYFPASCVMELGQGSASARDPRRTLSLRISGWDGASDQGSGHRLQALRRGSRRGGGGGGGGGGGPGEEGLEGGRGEREGPFLVLRPQKPRSLPRPPDSQPPAQRSPGLLRRILSKRRRKRECQGATNGAFEAD from the exons ATGCAGCGTGTCTACATGCAGAGCAACGAGCACTTCCAGGTTTTCACCACCGTCCTCGCACCACAAG CGAGGTGTCGCCACAGGGCAGAGGCCGAGAAG ATGGTGGCGGTGCACAGCTACAAGCCCCGCTGGCCGGACGAGCTGGAGCTCTCTCCGGGCGACGTCATCATGGCGCTGTCCaaacacgaggaggagcggtggcTCGGCCGGCTGCAGAATGGCCAGCAGGGCTACTTCCCCGCCTCCTGTGTGATGGAGCTGGGCCAG GGGAGCGCGTCCGCCAGAGACCCACGGAGGACGTTGTCTTTGAGGATTTCAGGCTGGGACGGCGCCTCAGACCAAGGAAG CGGACACAGGCTGCAGGCCCTCAGGAGggggagcagaagaggaggaggaggaggaggaggtggaggaggaggaccgGGAGAAGAGGGGCTGGAAGGGGGCCGCGGGGAGAGGGAGGGCCCCTTCCTGGTGCTGAGGCCCCAGaagccccggtccctgccccgGCCCCCGGACTCCCAACCCCCGGCGCAGAGATCGCCGGGCCTGCTCCGCAGGATCCTGTCCAAGCggcggagaaagagagagtgccAGGGGGCCACCAACGGGGCCTTCGAGGCCGACTGa